In Periplaneta americana isolate PAMFEO1 chromosome 4, P.americana_PAMFEO1_priV1, whole genome shotgun sequence, one DNA window encodes the following:
- the LOC138698874 gene encoding uncharacterized protein: protein MPEYSREMGAVKSNLHQENEVDRNENQQREIGDTFERLSWSPQLISPADEGDAARRQIQPLLTQFKTTYSQLNNAGRNLQQSSEDLEKAYRILSVMAVSVQDMPHQTRADVANMQEVIQQIVKCSLPQEAAHRQLLVAMNLLKSAVKDVICQVENLDV from the exons ATGCCGGAGTACAGCAGAGAAATGGGAGCAGTGAAAAGCAATTTACATCAAGAAAATGAG GTTGATCGGAACGAGAACCAACAACGCGAGATCGGAGATACTTTTGAGCGTCTGTCTTGGTCTCCGCAACTAATTTCCCCAGCAGACGAAGGGGATGCCGCTAGAAGACAGATCCAGCCCCTTCTAACTCAGTTCAAGACTACCTATTCGCAGCTCAACAATGCGGGCAGGAACTTGCAACAGTCATCAGAGGACCTCGAAAAGGCATACAGGATCCTCTCTGTGATGGCAGTGTCCGTGCAAGACATGCCCCATCAGACGAGAGCCGATGTCGCCAACATGCAGGAAGTTATCCAACAGATAGTGAAATGCTCCCTGCCACAAGAGGCGGCTCACCGCCAGTTGCTGGTCGCTATGAACCTTCTCAAGAGCGCAGTCAAGGATGTTATTTGTCAGGTGGAAAATCTCGATGTTTAA